Proteins encoded within one genomic window of Plasmodium malariae genome assembly, contig: PmUG01_00_21, whole genome shotgun sequence:
- the PmUG01_00041600 gene encoding fam-l protein: MKIVIFFKFSIFMFVTWMYYFNKDKITFDNSSNGNCIFDSKLNTKTHRSLGKCRQLKNLSALELKENKENIGMLKKYDISNNEKGATTKITELNGSLLNNTEGYKQANKNKSCIFETKKYSRFESKIFKELDYLDFLKNNRTIGDKTYKKVICKKYGLRFALPILLILFFIAVLMIDLTMGLISGNTGGLWSHIGLWDHINSSLSSIVKTLKEYLPSWLTKCASWNSSHHPSTGESKCKYLCTLNNLFGIVVYFLPFIILGITLILKVVYYHKKVKKYQKIKFRKR; this comes from the exons atgaaaatagttattttctttaaattttctatcTTTATGTTTGTAACGTGGATGTACTATTTTAACAAAGATAAA attaCGTTCGACAACTCCTCAAATGGCAATTGCATATTTGACAGTAAATTAAACACAAAAACTCATCGATCATTAGGAAAATGTAGGCAGCTTAAGAATTTAAGTGCTCTAgagttaaaagaaaataaagaaaatattggAATGCTTAAGAAATAtgatatatcaaataatgaaaagggGGCCACAACAAAAATAACAGAATTAAATGgaagtttattaaataatacagaAGGATATAAACAagctaataaaaataaatcatgtatatttgaaacaaaaaaatattctcgTTTTGAatcaaaaattttcaaagaaCTAGATTATTtagattttcttaaaaataataggaCAATTGGCGATAAGacttataaaaaagtaatatgtaaaaaatatggacTACGATTTGCTTTACCTATATTATTGatcctattttttatagcTGTACTCATGATAGATTTAACAATGGGTTTAATATCTGGTAACACAGGGGGATTGTGGTCTCATATAGGTTTGTGGGACCATATAAACTCCTCGTTATCGAGTATTGTAAAAACGTTGAAGGAGTATTTACCATCATGGCTGACTAAATGCGCATCATGGAACTCCAGTCACCATCCATCTACCGGAGAaagtaaatgtaaatatttatgtaccttaaataatttatttggcATTGTAGTGTATTTCTtaccttttattatattaggtATAACCCTCATATTAAAGGTTGTTTActaccataaaaaagttaaaaaatatcaaaaaattaagttcagaaaaagataa
- the PmUG01_00041800 gene encoding fam-l protein, with product MQEKIKSLLFIKITKLILLSWICHIYIHTSTHNKSLNKYYKLRKKLNTKNYRLLTKYNQDKDSNIVYLKENIPDEVHDKKNISNNENSYARKKIQSNGSSSRNTRGCKKVIKNISCMFETKKYSHLEKKIFRELDYVNFLENNRTLSDKLYKRIILKKYSLRLSFTVILFLLLSVAFLVEFFGGYGIVNEIYRLLSTCLDKEGMISLNKKLYDTFLGKLFYRVVETTDNHVKKSALIRNFLGFLVYFSIFFIFGISVILGVVYYHKKVKKYDKIKFRRK from the exons atgcaagaaaaaattaagtcgctgttatttattaaaattactaAGTTAATCCTATTAAGTTGGAtatgtcatatatatattcatacg AGTACGCATAACAAATCTTTGAATAAATACTACAAACTtcgtaaaaaattaaatacaaaaaattatcgattattaacaaaatataatcagGATAAGGATTCGAATATAGTATATTTAAAGGAAAACATACCAGATGAAGTAcacgataaaaaaaatatatcgaATAATGAGAATTCATATGCAAGAAAAAAGATACAGTCAAATGGAAGTTCCTCAAGAAATACAAGAGGCtgtaaaaaagttataaaaaatatatcttgtATGTTtgaaacgaaaaaatattcccatttagaaaaaaagatattcagagaacttgattatgtaaattttctTGAAAACAACAGGACACTTAGTGATAAGCTTTACAAAAGaataatacttaaaaaatactcATTAAGACTATCGTTTACTGTAATATTGTTCTTGTTGTTATCAGTAGCATTCTTAGTAGAATTTTTTGGGGGTTATGGAATTGTAAATGAGATATATCGTTTATTGTCGACGTGCCTAGATAAAGAAGGAATGATATCTTTAAATAAGAAGTTGTACGATACCTTTTTAGGGAAACTATTCTATAGGGTTGTTGAAACTACTGATAATCATGTGAAGAAGTCTGCTCTTATTAGAAATTTTTTGGGTTTCCTAGTGTATTTCtcaattttctttatatttggCATTTCAGTTATATTAGGAGTtgtttattatcataaaaaagttaaaaaatatgataaaattaagttcagacgaaagtaa
- the PmUG01_00042000 gene encoding Plasmodium exported protein, unknown function, which yields MTLFSIHVRINFKAYFDRKNSDNKGLVERTYRLLVKHKHKKYSNIIWTKDKIPNHEEYPKKYTFNNEKVCKDKNKYPNKRLLRNSGRHEQSRKCKYSTCTERQKHFKKRILDKIYYKNKLWNTTNSDFSFLRNSIKLKQNVLYTLPFFPIIVGIILAVIIFLKYIPNTYSNEISFFWYDLTMIGFSIFSFIFIIVMIYIFKIIVKNVKLLHKKHELHNTAYSSAHKVISYGNKNL from the exons ATGACATTATTCAGTATACATGTACGT atTAATTTTAAAGCATATTTTGACAGGAAAAATAGTGATAACAAAGGATTAGTTGAAAGGACTTATCGATTACTAGtaaaacataaacataaaaagtattcaaatattatatgGACGAAAGATAAGATACCAAATCATGAAGAGTACccgaaaaaatatacatttaataatgaGAAAGTAtgtaaagataaaaataagtacCCCAATAAAAGATTATTAAGAAATTCAGGACGGCATGAACAATCTAGAAAATGCAAATATTCTACTTGCACAGAGAGacaaaaacattttaaaaaaagaatactcgacaaaatatattataaaaataaactttgGAATACTACGAATTctgatttttcttttttaagaaatagtATAAAACTAAAACAAAATGTTCTTTATACATTACCTTTCTTTCCTATAATAGTTGGAATAATACTAGcagttataatatttttaaagtatatacCAAATACTTATAGCAATGAAATCTCATTCTTTTGGTATGATCTAACCATGATAGGATTTTCTATAttctcttttatatttataatagttatgatttacattttcaaaataattgtaaaaaatgtaaaattattacataaaaaacatGAATTGCATAATACAGCATATTCTTCCGCCCATAAAGTAATATCTTATGGCAATAAAAatctataa